GCCAGGTTATTATAAACCGTATTGGCTACCACACTGGATCCCTGGGATGAATAATGGCACCAGTCAGACAGGTTGGCAGAAATATTTCCGCTTAAAGGACCGTGCACATCGATCAGCCTTACCCCTCGTTCGGAAGCTATCTCATGCACCTTGCCTACATAGCTCATGTAATCAGACTTGGTAGGAAATTCATTGGTTTTAATGGGCCCAAAATTCTGTAAAAATACAATAGCCCCAGTAGCCTTGGCCTTGTCTGTCAACTTGCTCAGGTACTTATCAAAAGTGCTCAGCCCGTTACCGGCATCATTGGTACCATAGGCAATAACAATAATCTGGGGGTTATGCACCGCTACCGTGGATTCAAACCGTCCATACCCTCCTGCTGCCGTCTCCCCATTTTGGGCACTGGCTACCACATTGAAATTTGCTCCGGGATAATTCTGCCTCAGCAGCTGGGCTAATTTGGGTACCCAGTCAGATTTTACAATCAAAGAATCGCCCATGCACACTACATTAATAGTGCCGCTGGCCTTAATGGTGGCAGGCGCAGCAGAGGTGCCGCTGCTGCCTCCGCTGTCCCTGCTGCCGCTGGCTTTGATGGAGCCAGGCCTTATACCGTATTGGGCGCACA
This genomic stretch from Actinomycetota bacterium harbors:
- a CDS encoding DUF4214 domain-containing protein, translating into MAKRVKVFAIIFSVIMLISLSIPSLAFADSGVEAFVTRFYQQCLDRQPDPDGLANWVGHLNSGYLAGADVAERFIFSKEFLAKNTSNEQFLQVMYKAFFNRPPDMEGYAGWLGQLNRGQSRSFVLAGFVNSREFEALCAQYGIRPGSIKASGSRDSGGSSGTSAAPATIKASGTINVVCMGDSLIVKSDWVPKLAQLLRQNYPGANFNVVASAQNGETAAGGYGRFESTVAVHNPQIIVIAYGTNDAGNGLSTFDKYLSKLTDKAKATGAIVFLQNFGPIKTNEFPTKSDYMSYVGKVHEIASERGVRLIDVHGPLSGNISANLSDWCHYSSQGSSVVANTVYNNLASVLVR